From Leopardus geoffroyi isolate Oge1 chromosome B4, O.geoffroyi_Oge1_pat1.0, whole genome shotgun sequence, a single genomic window includes:
- the TMEM106C gene encoding transmembrane protein 106C has product MGSQHSTSARPSHCKRKKDDREDLLAKREQEEAIAQFPYVEFTGRDSITCLTCQGTGYIPTEQVNELVALIPHSDQRLRPQRTKQYVLLSVLLCLLASGLVVFFLFPHSVLVDDDGIKVVKVTFNKQDSLVILAITATLKIRNSNFYSVAVTSLSSQVQYMNTVVGTYVTTNVSLIPPRSEQLVNFTAKAEMGGPFSYVYFFCTLPGIVVHNIVIFMRTSVKISYIGHMTQSSLETHHYVDCGANSTAV; this is encoded by the exons ATGGGGTCCCAGCATTCCACCTCTGCTCGCCCCTCTCACTGCAAGCGAAAGAAAGATGACAGGGAGGATTTGCTGGCCAAAAGGGAGCAGGAAGAAGCCATTGCTCAGTTCCCATATGTGGAGTTCACAGGTCGAGATAGCATCACCTGTCTCACGTGCCAGGGGACAGGCTACATTCCAACAG AACAAGTAAACGAGTTGGTGGCTTTGATCCCACACAGTGATCAGAGATTGCGCCCTCAGAGAAC TAAGCAGTACGTCCTCCTGTCTGTCCTGCTCTGTCTCCTGGCATCTGGTTTGGtggttttcttcctgtttccacaTTCAGTCCTTGTCGATGATGACGGCATCAAAGTGGTGAAAGTCACCTTTAATAAGCAGGACTCCCTTGTAATCCTCGCCATCACG GCCACCCTGAAAATCAGGAATTCCAATTTCTACTCTGTGGCAGTAACCAGCCTGTCCAGCCAGGTTCAGTACATGAACACAGTGGTTGGCACATACGTGACCACTAACGTCTCCCTCATTCCACCTCGGAGCGAGCAACTG GTGAATTTTACTGCGAAGGCTGAGATGGGAGGACCGTTTTCCTATGTGTA CTTCTTCTGCACATTACCCGGTATCgtggtgcacaacatagtgatctTCATGCG AACTTCAGTGAAGATTTCATACATTGGCCACATGACACAGAGCTCCTTGGAGACACATCACTATGTGGACTGTGGAGCAAATTCCACAGCTGTTTAG